The DNA segment AGGTTCCTCGCGTTGCAGATCTCTACGATCAGCTTCCTTAGGACAGTGTCCGCCATTGTTTCTTTCTTGCAGCAATCTGGAACCGATCGGTTTTGTTTCTTCAGTTtctttttagagagagaaacaaaatttgaaatgttttttttctagagagagagagaactgattgtgtgttttttttgaAGTACTGTTTGTGTTCGAAGCTCGAGAGTGAAGGGTTTAAAAAGGGGTTAGAGGTAAAGTTACTACACGTCAGCATTGACACGTAAGATAGTACGCCACGTGATTTAACATAAGAGGACGAGTCaaattgttatttgtttttaaattaaaaaagtttAGTGCAGGTAATCTGAACACCGTGCTTGATGCTGGTAAGTGGAATCTCACGTTCATtgatgaaaaaagaaaataaatactgattttattttataaaagtcatgtgtttttatttgttgtaGTAATAAATAACGGTTTCTACAATTTTGAAAATAGGAGTTAGGTGATGTGGTTTGTGCATTTTTCAACTAAATAGCTCCCCCTTTGAAAAATACGAACGAAATGACAAATGACGCATTGATAACGTTAAAAGATAATTAATGAACTGATATTTGCTTAAATCTAACGACTTACAACATGCAGAGACTTCCCGTTAGAACATGAACGAAATGACAAATTGTTTTGTTATCAAACCGTGTTTACAGCGTTACAAACTTATAACGTTCAAATTTAGTTAATGAACTGATATTGCTTAACTCTCTAACATTATGCATTAATTAATGtaatctctttttatttttctaaaataattaatgtaATCTCACCAAATTAAATTAGATTTAACATTATATTAAAACCAGTTTCATGGGAAAATCAGAATCTTGGTTTAGGATTCAAGCTTCAAATGGTTGCTATATGTCCCCCGCCCTCTACGTGATTCAATCAATATAATAAGCAAAGCCTtgctttttgtttttcaaatatttaaataattagagATCTTTATTGACATTTATGAATTATAAATCTGTATAATGAAATTTGATTTACAGTAAATTCATGTTCCTTACGTGAAGTATAAAAAATAACGAAAATGCTTCTTGATTATGTGAACATGGAATATATGCTTGCATGGCCGGTAAGATAACATTCATGCAACTGGAAACTAAAGAAGAATCTTCCATAAATACAAATTGCATTGAAAAAAATGCATAGAACTTGCACTTATACTTATACTTGTACGTTCTTGAACTATTATAAATTACATGGTTTTTTCTCCCTTCACACAAGATGTGTCTGTGTACTTGTGTATATCACTGGGCActgaattataaataaaatagtacAAATAAATCAGAAGCCGTTAGTTCTTGTTCCAAAATACGCGCACGTGCAAGACATATTTACAAATCTTTCATGTCTATAAGTAGTAGTActgttttattataattttcagTGAAGTTTTTGGAATTTACTTAGGTCATTACGAATCTTGTCAGAATACTTTCCCTCTGAATCGTACGTGGATTCCGAACATCTAATCAAAATATAGTACTTTGTGAAATTTTGGACCAAGATTTTTGTGACGTTTATGTAATGTAGCATActtataatctttttttatgttgacaaaaaaaatatagtctATTTTCATACATGCATAATACATGACACAAATTTGGGTCtgaatataattaagaattcgACGTCTCACTTTCTTTAGGTGGGAGTAAATTGCGTTTGTCTGAATCATTTCCCTTTTATATTTCAAAGATTTGAAATATATCTATAATCAACAGTCAACACTAATTAATCTCACCTTTATAGGAAGCTTTCATTTGAAGCAAATAACTTTAGAAAATGGGGTTGctgttaaaattaaaattgaacaTATATGTTCGGAACAAGAACATCAGAGAATCTTGATGATTTGGCATAAAGATGAAATTACCTATTCTTTTTTCGTTAACTTtactaattattaattattgatGATAGTACCAATACCAGCATAAAAAATTGTATGACACAGTACTTTTtatcaattattaaaatatgaaatatttcaACTTGCTTTGCTTTTAGTTTGCTTACTTGCTGCTCTCTGCAAAAATGAACGTTGCTTTGTTTTCGTGTTTCTTGCAGCAATAAAAACATACTTGATATTTTAAATGACATATATTTACCCTGTCCTATAACTTTCTTCGTGAATTTGTTTTTGAAGTATAGAATTTATATAATACTGTTGTCCACCTTAGGTCTCTGTCTGATATGTTTTTCCCCAAcggtatttatttttttgtaaaaaactaattttatttttgtttgttttcgtATGGGCCTTTCACGAGAAGTGAGTTTTGAATTTCGGTAGACTTTTAAGTTACTTAAATTCAACGTTtcttttgatccaaaaaaatgCTGAACTCTTTGGATCAATGGGCTCGGGTCGCAACGGGAGAAAGATTTTAGCTAGGCCAAGCCCTTTTTATCAAACGAGCGGGCTTCAGATCAGCAATGTTTATACCCACATGCCAGCCATCGCCATACAGAAGAAATAAAAGTCTGAATGAGTAAGCCGTAAACTTGAGCAACAATACACATACacaaatgaaattattttagaattaaccttttatttttattttatatcatatgTTGAAAGCATCATAAAATGATATCACCAACCTCAAGGTTGTTTTTTTCAagtattatatacatatattttcatagctattttgtcatttattttaaaagttacttACCTGTCTTTTGAGGAAACTAAAGAAAGTAAGAATGAGTCATTGCATTAAACTAACGCCATATTGGTCTATAAATAATTGGACAGTGGATTATTTATCTAtatgaattatttataaaatttaaagctaccaattttaattattatttaaaatttgggGAAACccctaaaaatattttttatatttcgtattataaataattttaaatgttgattatttaatatacatatcaacttatttttaaaaatattattaatacacCTAGCTTTcctaaattttaaacaattacatgtgaattttgaaaataatttaaatattcaatCTCTGCCCCCCCCCTTTTTGTTAtatgaattatttataaaatttaaagctaccaattttaattattatttaaaatttgggGAAACccctaaaaatattttttatatttcgtattataaataattttaaatgttgattatttaatatacatatcaacttatttttaaaaatattattaatacacCTAGCTTTcctaaattttaaacaattacatgtgaattttgaaaataatttaaatattcaatctctgcccccccccccccttttttgtTATATCAAACATAGCTACTaacttaaaaatacatatttcatttcttaatttttatatctTCACAATTGAAGTATCTAAATACACTATGGATATTGAACAATATATAGCAGCAACTGAACTAACTATATATTGcattaaagaaaacaaaaactcagCTTACTGTTTCCGAAATTTATAGTTTATCACTTAAATATTTACATTGAATATAAACGACAATAATTTGACTTAGGTTACTCTACTAGAAACATACATCTTACcgactatataatataaaaggTCTACTGGTATCTAATTTTGTGTATAAATATTATTGTCGACTAAGCTACATCAATTTTCAGCCCATAGTGTTTGTTAAATATTCCACAAGGCAACGGAATGTTTCCCTTAGCGTTTATACATTTACATCtcttatttaaaatcatttattttacaCGTATGGCATGTCAGATATCGACGGTCAATTTTTGGGTATATATAGGAACTAAGGTTTGATCTCAAAGATAtcataatacatatttttaCAGAACAAGATGAAGATTGCAAACTTTTCCATTCTACTTttagctttctttatttttcctaTCACGTTTGCTCAACTACGAGTAGGGTTTTATGACAACTCATGCCCTAATGCAGAAACTATAGTTCAAAATCTTGTGAGCGATGAGTTCGAAAGTGACCCCACGATCACGGCCGCTTTGCTTCGCATGCATTTTCACGATTGCTTTGTTGGGGTATGAGTctcatcaaatatttatttctaattgCAACACAAGGGACACAAAAAAGATATGTAGACTAACACATTTTCCCCGTTGTGGTAGGTTTCTACTTAACATGGAATTTAAATATTCTTAAGCACATACACAAAATCGATACAACCATCGTAAATTTTGACTGATTTGACTAgttatgtttataacatattaattGTATGTCATGTCCTAGGGTTGCGACGGTTCTATCCTCTTAAACTCAACAGATTCAGAAAGATTCGTCGGTCCAAACTTGAGCGTGAGAGGGTTTGAGCTGATCGACGAGATCAAGGCCGAGCTTGAGGCTCAGTGTCCCTCCAACGTCTCATGTGCCGACATAATGGCTCTTGCCACCCGTGACTCTGTGGCCTTAGCTGGAGGTCCGAGCTACAACATTCCCACTGGGCGACGTGATGGGTTGAGAACAAATGCGAACGGCGTGTTCAACCTTATCGGACCAACCGCCTCCGTGGCTGCGTTTCTCAGCTTCTTTGGGGACAAAGATATGAACACGTTGGATGCGGTGGCTCTTTTGGGTGCACACACGGTTGGAGTGGGATCTTGTGATCTATTCCAGGACCGCCTTGTGAATTTTAATGGAACCGGACTGCCTGATCCGTCCATGGACTCCGATTTGGTTGCAAAGTAAGTTAGAccggatatttatatatatgattaaatatttttgttttatttaagtCAAAATAGGTCCATGCATTATCACCTTATCGACCATAAACAGCAATAACGTAAATTCACTTAATAATAACTTCTTAATACGTACAGTTTAACCACCATATGTGAGGCCTCAGAGAACCCATCAACAGGACTTGACCGGTCAACGCCATTGACTTTCGATAATGCATTCTTCGGACAAATCCGAGTAAGGAGAGGAGTTTTGCAACTTGACCAGCGCCTCGCAACCGATGAAGCCACTTCTAGTGTGGTGGCTCAATACGCAGCAGACAACGACTTATTCAAACGCCAGTTTGCGATCGCGATGGTGAAAATGGGAGCCGTTGATGTCTTTACAGGCGAAGACGGTGAGATCAGAACGAATTGTTGGGCGTTCAATAACAACTAACTTGACTTGTGTGTGTTTAATACTCTGAATCTTGATTGTTTGTTTGGTATTTATTTTATGGCCatgttattttggttttaatcTGGGTGAATTGTGAAGCATTTGAGttgctatatttttttttgaataaaatattttctatttatttatgtgATTAATGTATATcgatcaaatatttatttaaatatggaCTTCATTAGATAGAAAATgtatttactaaataaattCATCCAGTGATCTATACTGGAAACACATTCAtactttttacat comes from the Brassica rapa cultivar Chiifu-401-42 chromosome A01, CAAS_Brap_v3.01, whole genome shotgun sequence genome and includes:
- the LOC103828256 gene encoding peroxidase 57 — its product is MKIANFSILLLAFFIFPITFAQLRVGFYDNSCPNAETIVQNLVSDEFESDPTITAALLRMHFHDCFVGGCDGSILLNSTDSERFVGPNLSVRGFELIDEIKAELEAQCPSNVSCADIMALATRDSVALAGGPSYNIPTGRRDGLRTNANGVFNLIGPTASVAAFLSFFGDKDMNTLDAVALLGAHTVGVGSCDLFQDRLVNFNGTGLPDPSMDSDLVANLTTICEASENPSTGLDRSTPLTFDNAFFGQIRVRRGVLQLDQRLATDEATSSVVAQYAADNDLFKRQFAIAMVKMGAVDVFTGEDGEIRTNCWAFNNN